A single genomic interval of Tursiops truncatus isolate mTurTru1 chromosome 1, mTurTru1.mat.Y, whole genome shotgun sequence harbors:
- the LOC109551057 gene encoding cyclin-dependent kinase 11B isoform X6 → MSRKEKAHHRKDEKRKEKRKHARVKEKEREHERRKRHREEQDKARREWERQKRRELAREHSRRERDRLEQLERKRERERKMREQQKEQREQKERERRAEERRKEREARREVSAHHRTAREDYGDKVKPSHWSRSPLRPPRERFELGDSRKPVKEEKVEERDLLSDLQDISGSERRTSSAESSSAESGSGSEEEEEEEEEEEEEEEEGSSSEESEGEEEEEEEETGSNSEDASGQSAEEVSEEEMSEEEERENENHVLVVPESRFDRDSGESEEGEEEVGEGTPQSSALTEGDFVPDSPALSPIELKQELPKYLPALQGCRSVEEFQCLNRIEEGTYGVVYRAKDKKTDEIVALKRLKMEKEKEGFPITSLREINTILKAQHPNIVTVREIVVGSNMDKIYIVMNYVEHDLKSLMETMKQPFLPGEVKTLMIQLLRGVKHLHDNWILHRDLKTSNLLLSHAGILKVGDFGLAREYGSPLKAYTPVVVTLWYRAPELLLGAKEYSTAVDMWSVGCIFGELLTQKPLFPGKSEIDQINKVFKDLGTPSEKIWPGYNDLPAVKKMTFTEYPYNNLRKRFGALLSDQGFDLMNKFLTYFPGRRVSAEDGLKHEYFRETPLPIDPSMFPTWPAKSEQQRVKRGTSPRPPEGGLGYSQLGDDDLKETGFHLTTTNQGASAAGPGFSLKF, encoded by the exons GGAAGCATGCCAgagtgaaggagaaggagagagagcacGAGCGCCGTAAACGGCACCGAGAAGAGCAGGATAAGGCCCGGCGGGAGTGGGAGCGACAGAAGCGGAGGGAGCTGGCGCGGGAGCACTCCCGGAGGGAGAG GGACCGTCTCGAGCAGCTAGAAAGGAAGCGAGAACGGGAGCGCAAGATGCGGGAGCAGCAGAAGGAGCAGAGGGAGCAGAAGGAGCGGGAGCGGCGGGCCGAGGAGCGACGCAAGGAGCGGGAGGCCCGGCGGGAAG TGTCTGCACATCACCGGACAGCGAGAGAGGACTATGGCGACAAGGTGAAACCCAGCCACTGGAGTCGGAGCCCACTCCGGCCGCCTCGAGAGAGGTTTGAGCTCGGGGACAGCCGAAAGCCAG taaaagaagagaaagtggaaGAGAGAGACCTGCTGTCCGACCTGCAGGACATCAGCGGCAGCGAGAGGAGGACCAGCTCAGCGGAGTCCTCGTCAG CGGAGTCAGGGTCCGGttccgaggaggaggaggaagaggaagaagaggaggaggaggaggaggaggaggggagcagCAGCGAAGAGtcggagggggaggaggaggaggaggaggaggagaccgGAAGCAACTCCGAGGACGCATCCGGACAGTCAGCCG AGGAAGTGAGTGAAGAAGAAATGAGTGAAGAGGAGGAGCGAGAGAATGAAAACCACGTCTTGGTTG TTCCAGAGTCACGATTTGACCGCGATTCTGGAGAGAGCgaagagggggaagaggaggtgggCGAGGGCACCCCCCAGAGCAGCGCCCTCACCGAGGGGGACTTTGTGCCTGACTCCCCAGCCCTGTCACCCATCGAGCTCAAACAGGAGCTGCCCAAGTACCTGCCAGCCCTGCAG GGCTGTCGGAGTGTGGAGGAATTCCAGTGCCTGAACAGGATTGAAGAAGGCACTTACGGGGTGGTGTACAGAGCGAAGGACAAGAAAACAG ATGAAATCGTGGCTCTAAAGCGGctaaagatggagaaagagaaggaaggcttCCCGATCACATCGCTGAGGGAGATCAACACCATCCTCAAGGCGCAGCATCCCAACATCGTCACCGTCAGG GAAATCGTCGTGGGCAGCAACATGGACAAGATCTACATCGTGATGAACTACGTGGAGCACGACCTCAAGAGCCTCATGGAGACCATGAAGCAGCCCTTCCTGCCGG GAGAGGTGAAGACCCTGATGATCCAGCTGCTGCGTGGAGTGAAGCACCTGCACGACAACTGGATCCTGCACCGAGACCTCAAGACGTCCAACCTGCTGCTGAGCCATGCCGGCATCCTCAAG GTGGGGGACTTCGGGCTGGCGCGGGAGTATGGGTCCCCTCTGAAGGCCTACACCCCGGTGGTCGTGACCTTGTGGTACCGTGCCCCCGAGCTGCTGCTCGGCGCCAAG GAGTACTCCACGGCCGTGGACATGTGGTCGGTGGGCTGCATCTTTGGGGAGCTGCTGACTCAGAAGCCGCTGTTCCCTGGGAAGTCGGAAATCGATCAAATCAACAAAGTGTTCAAG GACCTGGGGACCCCCAGTGAGAAAATCTGGCCCGGCTACAATGACCTCCCCGCAGTCAAGAAGATGACCTTCACCGAGTACCCGTATAACAACCTCCGCAAGCGCTTCGGGGCTCTGCTCTCAGACCAGGGCTTCGACCTCATGAACAA GTTTCTGACCTACTTCCCTGGACGGAGGGTCAGCGCAGAGGATGGCCTCAAGCACGAGTATTTCCGCGAGACACCCCTCCCCATCGACCCCTCCATGTTCCCCACATGGCCCGCCAAGAGCGAACAGCAGAGGGTGAAGCGGGGCACCAGCCCCCGGCCCCCAGAGGGAGGCCTGGGCTACAGCCAGCTG GGTGACGACGACCTGAAGGAGACGGGCTTCCACCTCACAACCACAAACCAGGGGGCCTCGGCCGCGGGCCCAGGCTTCAGCCTCAAGTTCTGA
- the LOC109551057 gene encoding cyclin-dependent kinase 11B isoform X5, with protein MSRKEKAHHRKDEKRKEKRRHRSHSTEGGKHARVKEKEREHERRKRHREEQDKARREWERQKRRELAREHSRRERDRLEQLERKRERERKMREQQKEQREQKERERRAEERRKEREARREVSAHHRTAREDYGDKVKPSHWSRSPLRPPRERFELGDSRKPVKEEKVEERDLLSDLQDISGSERRTSSAESSSAESGSGSEEEEEEEEEEEEEEEEGSSSEESEGEEEEEEEETGSNSEDASGQSAEEVSEEEMSEEEERENENHVLVVPESRFDRDSGESEEGEEEVGEGTPQSSALTEGDFVPDSPALSPIELKQELPKYLPALQGCRSVEEFQCLNRIEEGTYGVVYRAKDKKTDEIVALKRLKMEKEKEGFPITSLREINTILKAQHPNIVTVREIVVGSNMDKIYIVMNYVEHDLKSLMETMKQPFLPGEVKTLMIQLLRGVKHLHDNWILHRDLKTSNLLLSHAGILKVGDFGLAREYGSPLKAYTPVVVTLWYRAPELLLGAKEYSTAVDMWSVGCIFGELLTQKPLFPGKSEIDQINKVFKDLGTPSEKIWPGYNDLPAVKKMTFTEYPYNNLRKRFGALLSDQGFDLMNKFLTYFPGRRVSAEDGLKHEYFRETPLPIDPSMFPTWPAKSEQQRVKRGTSPRPPEGGLGYSQLGDDDLKETGFHLTTTNQGASAAGPGFSLKF; from the exons GGAAGCATGCCAgagtgaaggagaaggagagagagcacGAGCGCCGTAAACGGCACCGAGAAGAGCAGGATAAGGCCCGGCGGGAGTGGGAGCGACAGAAGCGGAGGGAGCTGGCGCGGGAGCACTCCCGGAGGGAGAG GGACCGTCTCGAGCAGCTAGAAAGGAAGCGAGAACGGGAGCGCAAGATGCGGGAGCAGCAGAAGGAGCAGAGGGAGCAGAAGGAGCGGGAGCGGCGGGCCGAGGAGCGACGCAAGGAGCGGGAGGCCCGGCGGGAAG TGTCTGCACATCACCGGACAGCGAGAGAGGACTATGGCGACAAGGTGAAACCCAGCCACTGGAGTCGGAGCCCACTCCGGCCGCCTCGAGAGAGGTTTGAGCTCGGGGACAGCCGAAAGCCAG taaaagaagagaaagtggaaGAGAGAGACCTGCTGTCCGACCTGCAGGACATCAGCGGCAGCGAGAGGAGGACCAGCTCAGCGGAGTCCTCGTCAG CGGAGTCAGGGTCCGGttccgaggaggaggaggaagaggaagaagaggaggaggaggaggaggaggaggggagcagCAGCGAAGAGtcggagggggaggaggaggaggaggaggaggagaccgGAAGCAACTCCGAGGACGCATCCGGACAGTCAGCCG AGGAAGTGAGTGAAGAAGAAATGAGTGAAGAGGAGGAGCGAGAGAATGAAAACCACGTCTTGGTTG TTCCAGAGTCACGATTTGACCGCGATTCTGGAGAGAGCgaagagggggaagaggaggtgggCGAGGGCACCCCCCAGAGCAGCGCCCTCACCGAGGGGGACTTTGTGCCTGACTCCCCAGCCCTGTCACCCATCGAGCTCAAACAGGAGCTGCCCAAGTACCTGCCAGCCCTGCAG GGCTGTCGGAGTGTGGAGGAATTCCAGTGCCTGAACAGGATTGAAGAAGGCACTTACGGGGTGGTGTACAGAGCGAAGGACAAGAAAACAG ATGAAATCGTGGCTCTAAAGCGGctaaagatggagaaagagaaggaaggcttCCCGATCACATCGCTGAGGGAGATCAACACCATCCTCAAGGCGCAGCATCCCAACATCGTCACCGTCAGG GAAATCGTCGTGGGCAGCAACATGGACAAGATCTACATCGTGATGAACTACGTGGAGCACGACCTCAAGAGCCTCATGGAGACCATGAAGCAGCCCTTCCTGCCGG GAGAGGTGAAGACCCTGATGATCCAGCTGCTGCGTGGAGTGAAGCACCTGCACGACAACTGGATCCTGCACCGAGACCTCAAGACGTCCAACCTGCTGCTGAGCCATGCCGGCATCCTCAAG GTGGGGGACTTCGGGCTGGCGCGGGAGTATGGGTCCCCTCTGAAGGCCTACACCCCGGTGGTCGTGACCTTGTGGTACCGTGCCCCCGAGCTGCTGCTCGGCGCCAAG GAGTACTCCACGGCCGTGGACATGTGGTCGGTGGGCTGCATCTTTGGGGAGCTGCTGACTCAGAAGCCGCTGTTCCCTGGGAAGTCGGAAATCGATCAAATCAACAAAGTGTTCAAG GACCTGGGGACCCCCAGTGAGAAAATCTGGCCCGGCTACAATGACCTCCCCGCAGTCAAGAAGATGACCTTCACCGAGTACCCGTATAACAACCTCCGCAAGCGCTTCGGGGCTCTGCTCTCAGACCAGGGCTTCGACCTCATGAACAA GTTTCTGACCTACTTCCCTGGACGGAGGGTCAGCGCAGAGGATGGCCTCAAGCACGAGTATTTCCGCGAGACACCCCTCCCCATCGACCCCTCCATGTTCCCCACATGGCCCGCCAAGAGCGAACAGCAGAGGGTGAAGCGGGGCACCAGCCCCCGGCCCCCAGAGGGAGGCCTGGGCTACAGCCAGCTG GGTGACGACGACCTGAAGGAGACGGGCTTCCACCTCACAACCACAAACCAGGGGGCCTCGGCCGCGGGCCCAGGCTTCAGCCTCAAGTTCTGA